In Pelosinus sp. UFO1, one genomic interval encodes:
- a CDS encoding YgiQ family radical SAM protein, with protein MKNDFLPICKEDMVKRDWDRLDFLFISGDAYVDHPSFGPAILCRLLEKYGYRVGIISQPDWRSTLDFKKMGKPRLGVLVSAGNLDSMLNKFTAAKKYRSTDNYSPGGKAGCRPDRATIVYCNRIREVWKDIPIIIGGIEASLRRFAHYDYWSNSVRRSILIDSRADILVYGMGEKQIKEIADQLQQGIDIADIRSVQGTCYKSNTTEHLWDYIETPSYDAVNTDKEAFNQAFKVQYQEQDAIRGKTIVQNHGEYFVIQNAPALPLSTVEMDEIYDLPYQRTYHPIYEKAGGVPAIQEVQFSLVSHRGCFGGCSFCAIVSHQGRIIQSRSQESIINEAKKIIAMPGFKGYIHDVGGPTANFRIQSCQNQSERGTCKARQCLAPNPCKELETNHTDYLTLLRTLRALPGVKKVFIRSGLRYDYLMADPNNEEFLRELCEHHISGQLKVAPEHISQKVTNLMGKSSKGVYLKFMKAYKRVNELIGKEQYLVPYFMSSHPGSGLKEAIELAEFIRDLNYRPEQVQDFIPTPGSLSTCIYYTGINPLTNERVYVAKDIHEKKMQRALMQYRDPKNYMLVYEALTKANRQDLIGHGPKCLIRPPHNSNYKSHTSASSKVVKDIGRSKQSKTTTSRKKNIKKHTKSR; from the coding sequence ATGAAAAACGATTTTTTACCAATTTGTAAAGAAGATATGGTCAAACGTGACTGGGATCGATTGGATTTCTTATTTATTAGCGGCGATGCGTATGTAGATCATCCTAGCTTCGGACCTGCTATTCTTTGTCGGCTACTAGAGAAATACGGATATCGTGTAGGCATTATCTCTCAACCGGACTGGCGCTCAACGTTAGACTTTAAGAAGATGGGGAAGCCTCGTTTAGGTGTATTAGTTTCGGCGGGAAACCTTGACTCTATGTTAAATAAATTTACTGCTGCAAAAAAATATCGGAGTACTGATAATTATTCCCCTGGCGGAAAGGCGGGTTGTCGCCCCGATCGGGCTACTATCGTTTACTGTAATCGGATTCGTGAGGTGTGGAAAGATATCCCAATTATTATTGGTGGAATTGAAGCAAGTCTTAGACGCTTCGCTCATTATGATTATTGGTCTAATTCGGTACGCCGTTCAATTTTAATTGATAGCCGGGCTGATATTTTGGTATATGGCATGGGTGAAAAACAAATAAAAGAAATTGCCGATCAGTTACAACAAGGTATAGATATAGCAGATATTCGAAGCGTGCAAGGCACTTGCTACAAATCTAATACTACCGAACATTTATGGGATTATATTGAAACGCCTAGTTACGATGCTGTGAATACAGATAAAGAAGCTTTTAACCAAGCGTTTAAAGTTCAGTACCAAGAACAAGACGCTATTCGTGGTAAAACAATTGTTCAAAACCATGGTGAATATTTTGTAATACAAAATGCACCAGCTTTGCCTTTATCGACTGTAGAAATGGATGAAATCTATGATCTCCCTTATCAACGAACTTATCATCCTATCTATGAAAAAGCTGGAGGTGTTCCAGCAATTCAAGAAGTGCAATTTAGTTTAGTTAGCCACCGTGGTTGTTTCGGCGGATGTTCTTTTTGTGCTATTGTTTCACATCAAGGACGTATTATCCAAAGTCGCAGTCAAGAATCAATTATAAATGAAGCTAAAAAAATTATCGCAATGCCCGGCTTTAAAGGATATATTCACGATGTTGGTGGCCCTACCGCCAATTTTCGCATACAATCATGCCAAAACCAATCTGAGAGAGGCACTTGTAAAGCTCGTCAATGTTTAGCCCCAAATCCATGTAAGGAACTGGAAACAAACCATACAGATTATCTAACATTATTACGTACGTTGCGTGCCTTGCCAGGTGTAAAAAAAGTTTTCATTCGTTCAGGATTACGCTACGATTATTTAATGGCGGATCCAAATAATGAGGAATTCTTACGTGAATTATGTGAGCATCATATTAGTGGACAACTCAAAGTTGCACCAGAACATATTTCGCAAAAAGTGACTAACTTAATGGGCAAGTCTAGTAAAGGCGTGTATTTAAAGTTTATGAAAGCTTATAAGCGTGTCAATGAGTTAATCGGCAAAGAACAATATCTTGTTCCTTATTTTATGTCAAGCCATCCCGGATCTGGTCTTAAGGAAGCTATTGAATTAGCTGAATTTATCCGAGATTTGAATTATAGGCCAGAACAGGTACAAGATTTTATTCCCACTCCAGGGAGCTTATCTACTTGCATCTACTATACAGGTATCAATCCTCTTACTAATGAGAGGGTCTATGTTGCTAAAGACATTCATGAAAAGAAAATGCAGCGGGCATTGATGCAATATCGTGATCCAAAAAACTATATGTTAGTATATGAGGCACTTACAAAAGCCAACCGTCAAGATCTTATTGGTCACGGACCTAAGTGCTTAATTCGTCCTCCGCATAATTCAAATTACAAATCACACACATCAGCAAGTAGTAAAGTAGTAAAGGATATAGGACGCAGTAAACAGTCAAAAACAACCACATCACGTAAAAAAAATATAAAGAAACACACTAAAAGTCGCTAA
- a CDS encoding RodZ domain-containing protein, which produces MQTVGKILRSEREKKGLSVKEIEFATSIRTLYITAIEEDNYSVIPGEVYVKGFIRNYSNYLGLDSQEIMDLYRKDQNPNTLADENLSPESKASADKPGKTNNFQIKWITISLFALCAIGGAWWFLGSSKSIQEPNVEKQAQSTPTIPNQVTKEQSVAPPIAPVQKKPVILTAKYTDQCWTLITADNKIIYEGTPQAGETLTWEAEQNITLKVGNAGGIDIVYNGQPMGKLGVKGEVLVKTYMANR; this is translated from the coding sequence GTGCAAACAGTTGGCAAAATACTGCGTAGTGAACGAGAAAAAAAAGGGCTGTCGGTTAAAGAAATTGAATTTGCTACCAGTATAAGAACTTTATATATAACAGCAATTGAAGAAGATAATTATAGTGTTATTCCTGGTGAGGTTTATGTAAAAGGATTTATTCGCAATTATTCTAATTATTTAGGTTTAGATAGTCAAGAAATAATGGATTTGTATCGCAAAGATCAAAATCCTAATACTCTGGCAGACGAAAATTTATCCCCTGAAAGCAAAGCCTCCGCTGATAAGCCAGGTAAGACCAATAATTTTCAAATAAAATGGATAACAATCAGTTTGTTTGCCTTGTGTGCCATCGGTGGCGCATGGTGGTTTTTAGGTAGTTCGAAATCGATACAAGAACCTAATGTAGAAAAGCAAGCACAATCCACTCCAACCATCCCAAACCAAGTAACTAAAGAACAATCTGTAGCTCCACCAATAGCACCAGTTCAAAAAAAGCCCGTAATACTTACAGCAAAGTACACTGATCAATGCTGGACTTTAATAACTGCTGACAATAAAATAATTTATGAAGGCACTCCTCAAGCTGGTGAAACCCTAACATGGGAAGCAGAACAAAATATTACGCTAAAAGTTGGGAATGCTGGTGGAATTGATATAGTATATAATGGACAACCTATGGGGAAATTAGGAGTTAAAGGTGAAGTCCTTGTCAAAACGTATATGGCAAATAGATAA
- a CDS encoding YlzJ-like family protein has translation MTLWSIIPEEIVLDNVSTPTVYEEIECNNMKMLVEKISPTQCKVSRLLTTNPQDYLRPEIQPGSILTYRLVLE, from the coding sequence ATGACCTTATGGAGTATAATACCAGAAGAGATTGTTTTAGATAATGTAAGTACTCCAACAGTCTATGAAGAAATTGAATGCAATAATATGAAAATGTTAGTTGAAAAAATTAGCCCAACTCAATGCAAAGTTAGTCGATTATTAACAACTAATCCCCAAGATTACTTACGCCCGGAAATCCAGCCAGGAAGTATATTAACATATAGGCTAGTTTTAGAATAA
- a CDS encoding ClpP family protease yields the protein MLENDNPVIEPPGTNPEQPRIPQEYPKKNITARKVDTVDNIQELGATTIPTAKTNIHVMTIIGQVEGHMILPPQNKTTKYEHIMPQLVAIEQNPEIEGLLLLLNTVGGDVEAGLAIAEMISSMSKPSVSIVLGGGHSIGVPIAVSATYSFIVESATMTIHPIRLTGLVIGAPSSFDYLEKMQDRVNKFVVDHSSISERKWKDLLFRTGELSRDIGTSVIGKDAISYGIINEIGGLSQAQAKLNELIRIQKESKGLKQ from the coding sequence ATGCTAGAGAATGATAATCCGGTTATAGAGCCGCCTGGAACCAACCCAGAACAACCTAGAATACCGCAAGAATATCCCAAAAAAAATATAACAGCTAGAAAGGTTGATACCGTAGATAACATCCAAGAGTTAGGTGCTACGACAATTCCTACGGCTAAAACCAATATACATGTAATGACAATTATTGGTCAAGTTGAAGGTCATATGATTTTACCGCCCCAAAATAAAACAACCAAGTACGAACATATAATGCCACAATTAGTAGCAATTGAACAAAATCCTGAAATTGAAGGCCTATTGTTGCTGTTAAATACAGTTGGTGGTGATGTGGAGGCAGGCTTGGCTATCGCAGAAATGATTTCTAGTATGTCTAAGCCATCCGTTTCTATAGTGCTTGGCGGAGGGCATAGTATTGGAGTTCCCATAGCCGTATCAGCAACATATTCTTTTATCGTCGAAAGTGCAACAATGACAATTCACCCAATACGGCTTACAGGTTTAGTCATTGGTGCACCTAGCTCTTTTGACTACTTGGAAAAAATGCAAGACAGAGTCAATAAATTCGTAGTAGATCATTCTAGCATTTCCGAAAGGAAATGGAAAGATTTACTCTTTAGGACTGGAGAGTTATCTCGAGACATCGGTACTTCCGTTATCGGTAAGGATGCTATCTCCTATGGAATAATTAACGAAATAGGCGGCTTATCGCAGGCACAGGCAAAGTTAAATGAGTTAATTAGAATACAAAAAGAATCTAAGGGGTTGAAACAATGA
- a CDS encoding ribonuclease J has protein sequence MVKTQQKLQIIPLGGLGEIGKNMTVVRYGDDIIVIDSGLMFPEDDMLGIDLVIPDISYLLENRDLVRAILLTHGHEDHIGALPYVLKQLNVPVYGTKLTLGILEGRLKENNVPTTNLLPVKAGDQIEVGPFKVGFIRVSHSIADAVALSLKTPIGTIVHTGDFKFDQTPVDGKVTDFHKLAELGDQGVLVMLADSTNAEHPGYTMSEKSVGVTFDEMFHNARGRIIVASFSSNVHRVQQAIDTACKYKRKVAVLGRSMINVVNISSDLGYLTVPEGVLIDIDEINNYPPSGVVIITTGSQGEPMSALTRMAMSDHRKVDITPSDTIIISATPIPGNEKLVSRTIDYLLRQGAEVLYEKTSGIHVSGHASQEELKMMHNLVRPKFFIPVHGEYRHLVKHSKLAQELGMPKDHIFIAENGQVLEFTPDKGSITGKVASGIVLIDGLGVGDVGNIVLRDRRQLSQEGILIVVITMDKQNGCVVAGPDIVSRGFVYVRESEQLMDEAKNKVRQTLDKCETNNITEWATIKSSVRDTLGKYLYEKTRRRPMILPIIMEV, from the coding sequence TTGGTAAAAACACAACAAAAACTTCAAATTATTCCCCTAGGTGGTTTAGGGGAAATTGGTAAGAATATGACAGTTGTCCGCTATGGAGATGACATTATCGTTATTGATTCTGGCCTTATGTTTCCTGAAGATGATATGCTCGGTATTGACTTAGTAATTCCTGACATATCTTATTTATTGGAAAATCGTGATCTGGTGCGGGCAATTTTACTTACACATGGCCATGAGGATCATATTGGTGCGTTACCTTATGTACTTAAACAACTCAATGTTCCAGTGTACGGTACAAAATTGACCTTAGGAATTTTAGAAGGAAGATTAAAAGAGAATAATGTACCAACGACTAATTTGCTACCTGTTAAAGCTGGTGATCAAATTGAAGTAGGCCCTTTTAAAGTCGGTTTTATTAGGGTTAGTCATAGTATTGCCGATGCGGTAGCCCTTTCTCTTAAAACACCAATTGGTACTATCGTACATACTGGCGACTTTAAATTCGATCAAACACCTGTAGATGGGAAAGTAACAGATTTCCATAAACTTGCAGAGTTGGGTGATCAAGGTGTGTTAGTAATGCTCGCTGATAGTACAAATGCAGAGCATCCAGGCTATACAATGAGTGAAAAATCGGTAGGTGTAACATTTGATGAAATGTTTCATAATGCTAGGGGACGAATCATTGTAGCAAGCTTCTCTTCCAATGTGCACCGTGTGCAACAAGCAATCGATACCGCCTGTAAATACAAACGTAAAGTTGCAGTTCTCGGACGTAGTATGATTAATGTAGTCAATATCTCTTCTGATTTAGGTTATCTTACAGTCCCTGAGGGCGTTTTAATTGATATTGATGAAATTAATAACTATCCGCCTTCTGGTGTTGTCATTATAACTACGGGCAGCCAAGGTGAACCTATGTCCGCATTAACTAGAATGGCTATGTCTGATCATCGTAAAGTAGATATTACTCCTAGTGACACAATTATTATTTCTGCGACACCTATCCCGGGAAATGAAAAGCTAGTATCGCGTACTATTGATTATTTATTACGCCAAGGTGCAGAAGTACTTTACGAAAAAACATCAGGTATCCATGTTTCAGGACACGCCAGCCAAGAAGAACTCAAAATGATGCACAATTTGGTTCGTCCTAAGTTTTTTATCCCAGTACATGGCGAGTATCGCCATTTGGTTAAACATTCCAAATTAGCGCAGGAACTCGGCATGCCAAAAGATCATATTTTTATTGCCGAAAATGGACAGGTCTTAGAATTTACACCTGATAAGGGCAGTATTACAGGAAAAGTTGCCTCTGGTATTGTCTTAATTGATGGTTTAGGAGTCGGTGATGTTGGTAATATTGTACTTCGGGATCGCCGCCAACTTTCGCAAGAAGGTATCTTAATTGTAGTTATTACCATGGACAAGCAAAATGGATGTGTTGTAGCTGGACCAGATATTGTATCTCGTGGTTTTGTATATGTTAGAGAATCAGAGCAATTAATGGATGAAGCAAAAAATAAAGTAAGGCAAACTTTAGATAAATGCGAAACCAATAATATTACTGAATGGGCCACAATTAAATCAAGCGTGCGCGATACTTTAGGAAAATACTTATATGAAAAGACACGTCGTCGCCCTATGATTTTACCAATTATTATGGAAGTATAA
- the dapA gene encoding 4-hydroxy-tetrahydrodipicolinate synthase, with amino-acid sequence MNTFGRILTAMVTPFHDDFSVNYDAAANLAKYLIANGSDGLVVAGSTGESATLSNEEKLKLFATVLEAVGDKATVIAGTGSNDTMASIKLTQAAEKLGVHGAMLVGPYYNKPPQEGFYQHFKAIADTTNLPLIIYNVPGRTSSNILPGTIARLSELKNIVAVKEASGNLEQVAEIVRTTPNDFMVYSGDDSLTLPILAVGGVGIISVAAHIVGNRMQDMISAFKNNDLTKAQAIQSELLPFFRMMFITTNPIPVKTAVNLIGQKAGCFRLPLIPPTPTELDQIKNCLIKMNLI; translated from the coding sequence ATGAATACTTTTGGGCGGATTTTAACAGCTATGGTAACCCCATTTCATGATGATTTCAGTGTTAATTATGATGCAGCAGCAAATCTTGCAAAATATTTAATTGCTAATGGTTCAGATGGTTTAGTAGTAGCAGGTAGCACTGGTGAATCAGCAACCCTAAGTAATGAAGAAAAGCTAAAGTTATTTGCTACTGTACTTGAAGCAGTTGGCGATAAAGCTACAGTTATTGCGGGTACTGGATCTAATGATACCATGGCTTCAATAAAACTAACACAGGCTGCAGAAAAACTTGGTGTACACGGTGCCATGCTAGTAGGCCCATACTACAATAAACCTCCACAAGAGGGCTTTTATCAACATTTTAAAGCAATTGCTGATACTACCAATTTACCATTGATTATTTATAATGTTCCTGGTCGTACTAGCTCTAATATATTGCCTGGAACAATTGCTAGATTATCGGAACTTAAAAATATTGTTGCTGTAAAAGAAGCAAGCGGAAATCTTGAACAAGTGGCTGAAATCGTTCGAACTACGCCTAATGATTTTATGGTTTATAGTGGTGATGATAGCCTTACCTTACCGATATTGGCGGTTGGTGGGGTAGGTATTATTAGTGTAGCTGCTCATATCGTAGGTAATCGTATGCAAGATATGATTTCAGCATTTAAAAATAACGACCTAACTAAAGCACAAGCTATACAATCAGAACTCTTACCCTTCTTTCGAATGATGTTTATTACGACAAATCCAATACCGGTTAAAACAGCAGTAAATTTAATTGGACAAAAGGCTGGTTGTTTCAGATTACCTCTAATTCCACCTACCCCAACTGAACTGGATCAGATAAAAAATTGTCTAATTAAAATGAATTTGATATGA
- the dapG gene encoding aspartate kinase produces MGIIVQKFGGTSVATPECRELVVAKIKTAHDKGFNPVVVVSAMGRKGESYATDTLIDLARTAYKDIASRELDQILYCGEMISAVIMTGTLQAAGLDAIMLTGGQAGIITDNNFTNARILKVDPSRILSLLRMGKIPVVCGFQGATIDYEFTTLGRGGSDTTAAALGSALDAEMIEIYTDVDGIMTADPRIVSTAKILDCISYGEVCQLAHQGAKVIHPRAVEIAMQKNIPLLVKSTFSDEPGTLITNIVPEDTTESNVNDRVATGVTYLANIAQIKVNLHDSLNNIASFNIFKSMANNGISVDLINVHPGQIMFTVAEELADKAAAQLREFGCDVQTTLDCAKVSVVGGGINGVPGVMASFIEALSINNIPILQTVDSHTSISVLIKKSFVHLAVTALHEKFNLSC; encoded by the coding sequence ATGGGGATAATAGTTCAAAAATTTGGCGGTACCTCTGTTGCAACTCCTGAGTGTAGAGAGTTAGTAGTTGCAAAAATTAAAACTGCCCACGATAAAGGTTTTAATCCTGTAGTAGTCGTTTCGGCTATGGGAAGAAAAGGAGAGAGTTACGCTACTGATACACTGATTGACCTGGCACGCACTGCATATAAAGATATTGCAAGCCGTGAACTCGATCAAATTTTATATTGTGGCGAGATGATTTCTGCTGTTATTATGACTGGAACATTACAAGCTGCAGGACTTGATGCGATTATGCTTACAGGTGGGCAAGCCGGCATTATAACCGATAATAATTTTACCAATGCTAGAATTTTAAAAGTAGATCCATCCCGAATACTAAGTTTATTACGAATGGGTAAAATTCCTGTTGTATGTGGCTTCCAAGGTGCAACAATTGATTATGAATTTACTACTTTGGGCAGAGGGGGGAGTGACACTACAGCAGCTGCTTTAGGATCAGCTCTCGATGCAGAAATGATAGAAATTTATACTGATGTAGATGGTATCATGACAGCAGATCCTCGAATTGTCAGCACTGCAAAAATACTCGACTGCATTTCCTATGGAGAGGTTTGCCAGCTAGCACATCAAGGAGCTAAAGTCATTCATCCGAGGGCTGTAGAAATTGCAATGCAAAAAAATATTCCCTTACTTGTAAAATCAACCTTTTCAGATGAACCTGGTACACTGATAACTAATATAGTGCCAGAAGATACCACTGAGTCAAATGTCAATGACCGTGTTGCTACGGGTGTCACTTATCTTGCTAATATCGCTCAAATTAAGGTTAATTTACATGATTCTTTGAATAACATTGCAAGTTTTAATATATTTAAATCTATGGCAAACAATGGGATCAGTGTTGATTTGATTAACGTTCATCCTGGTCAAATTATGTTTACGGTAGCAGAAGAACTTGCTGATAAGGCCGCTGCTCAACTTCGCGAATTTGGTTGTGATGTGCAAACAACCCTTGACTGTGCTAAAGTTTCCGTCGTCGGTGGCGGAATAAATGGTGTTCCAGGTGTTATGGCCAGTTTTATAGAAGCATTATCTATTAATAATATTCCAATATTACAGACCGTTGATTCACATACATCAATTTCAGTTTTAATAAAAAAATCTTTTGTACACTTGGCCGTTACAGCCTTACATGAGAAGTTTAATTTATCATGTTAA
- a CDS encoding aspartate-semialdehyde dehydrogenase: MKKYNVAILGATGAVGQEFLDLIEERNFPFDNLKLLASKRSAGKIIPFMGKDYIVEEATDDSFKNIDIALFAGGSASTKFAPAAVKCGAVVIDNSSAFRMDPTVPLVVPEVNPEAIQQHKGIIANPNCSTIIMAMALKPLYDQAKIKRIVVSTYQAVSGAGKEAIDELSNQVQAVVENRPVEANILPSASLPKHYQIAFNIIPHIDVFVEDNYTKEEMKMVHETHKIFNDYKIGITATTVRVPIYRSHSESINVEFEETISVDQAKELLANFPGVILQDNPADMVYPMPLFTSNQNEVFVGRIRKDNSVPHGLNLWVVGDQIRKGAALNALQIAEYMIEHNLL; the protein is encoded by the coding sequence ATGAAGAAATATAATGTAGCAATACTTGGAGCTACTGGAGCAGTAGGGCAAGAGTTCCTAGATTTAATTGAAGAACGTAATTTTCCTTTTGATAATCTAAAATTACTTGCATCAAAACGTTCCGCTGGAAAAATCATTCCTTTCATGGGAAAAGATTATATCGTAGAAGAAGCTACTGATGACTCTTTTAAAAATATTGATATTGCCTTATTTGCCGGTGGTTCTGCTAGTACAAAATTTGCCCCTGCCGCAGTAAAATGTGGAGCAGTAGTGATTGATAATTCTAGTGCTTTTCGGATGGATCCTACTGTGCCATTGGTTGTGCCAGAAGTTAATCCAGAAGCTATACAACAGCATAAAGGGATTATTGCAAATCCTAATTGTTCTACCATTATTATGGCCATGGCCCTAAAACCCCTTTATGATCAAGCAAAAATTAAAAGAATTGTCGTTTCCACTTATCAAGCAGTATCTGGAGCAGGTAAAGAAGCAATTGATGAGTTGTCAAATCAAGTGCAAGCTGTTGTTGAAAATCGCCCTGTAGAAGCTAATATTCTTCCTAGTGCTAGCTTACCTAAGCATTATCAAATTGCTTTTAATATCATTCCACATATTGATGTATTTGTAGAAGATAATTATACAAAAGAAGAAATGAAGATGGTTCATGAAACGCATAAAATATTTAATGATTATAAGATAGGTATTACAGCAACTACTGTAAGGGTGCCTATTTATCGTAGCCATTCAGAGTCAATTAACGTTGAGTTTGAAGAAACAATCTCAGTCGATCAGGCTAAAGAACTCTTAGCAAATTTCCCAGGAGTTATTTTGCAAGATAATCCGGCAGACATGGTATACCCAATGCCTTTATTTACTTCCAATCAAAATGAAGTTTTTGTAGGTCGAATTAGAAAAGATAATTCCGTTCCACATGGTCTAAATCTTTGGGTTGTTGGTGATCAAATACGTAAAGGTGCTGCTTTAAATGCGTTACAGATCGCCGAGTATATGATTGAACATAACTTACTTTGA
- the dapB gene encoding 4-hydroxy-tetrahydrodipicolinate reductase, with amino-acid sequence MIRVIVCGAYGKMGREVLKAIHNDTQLSIVGAVDTKSDFIDIGDLIGVEKTGIIVGNNLQTVINETQPQVMVDFTRPEVVLNNIRMAIANGVCPVVGTTGLSEENLEEISQLCEKTKVNALIAPNFAIGAILMMKLAQDAAKFFPHVEIIELHHDQKLDAPSGTALQTAELIAKKRGYLQQGHPDEVEKLPGARGGDFSGIRMHSVRLPGYVAHQEVIFGGLGQTLTIRHDSISRESFMPGVVLACKYVLTANGLVLGLEEILK; translated from the coding sequence ATGATTAGAGTAATAGTGTGTGGAGCTTACGGTAAAATGGGGCGTGAGGTACTAAAAGCCATACATAACGATACGCAATTAAGTATCGTAGGAGCTGTAGATACAAAATCGGATTTTATTGATATTGGTGATTTAATCGGCGTAGAAAAAACAGGTATTATTGTTGGTAATAATCTGCAAACTGTAATTAATGAAACACAGCCACAAGTAATGGTTGACTTTACAAGACCAGAAGTAGTATTAAATAATATTCGTATGGCAATTGCTAATGGTGTTTGCCCTGTTGTCGGAACTACTGGATTATCCGAAGAAAACCTGGAAGAAATTAGTCAATTATGTGAAAAAACCAAAGTGAATGCATTAATTGCCCCTAATTTTGCCATTGGTGCTATTCTAATGATGAAATTGGCACAAGATGCCGCTAAATTTTTTCCACATGTGGAAATCATTGAATTGCATCACGATCAAAAGCTCGATGCACCCTCTGGAACTGCTTTGCAAACAGCAGAATTAATTGCGAAAAAACGTGGTTATTTACAACAAGGACACCCAGACGAAGTCGAGAAGCTACCTGGTGCAAGAGGAGGAGACTTTTCTGGTATTAGAATGCATAGTGTGCGTTTACCTGGATATGTAGCGCATCAAGAAGTTATTTTTGGTGGACTTGGTCAAACACTAACGATTCGTCATGACTCCATATCCCGTGAGTCATTTATGCCAGGAGTTGTATTGGCTTGTAAATATGTACTAACAGCAAATGGTTTGGTTTTGGGACTTGAAGAGATTTTAAAATAA
- a CDS encoding general stress protein, protein MEKQNCNQLPNQASSDTVVNSYAATNTTANTMQQAPVGNMNTTNMTNTQNSNQKQNHQQNKKQNQTIIGVFESRGRAENAVNTLRQQGFTSEEINIVSKKQQNANTTQDETYDDDIVDGTLTGGTLGGIGGLLMGAGALLLPGIGPILAVGPITAAVGGAIAGGIAGGLIDWGIPAEASQRYEQEVAQGSILAIIRTDTTKVTSAAQILRQNGAKDVENHSK, encoded by the coding sequence ATGGAAAAACAGAATTGCAATCAATTACCAAACCAAGCAAGTTCAGACACAGTGGTAAATAGTTATGCTGCAACAAACACTACTGCTAATACAATGCAACAGGCGCCAGTAGGAAACATGAATACAACCAATATGACAAATACACAAAATTCAAACCAAAAACAAAACCATCAACAGAACAAAAAGCAAAACCAAACCATTATCGGAGTATTTGAATCAAGGGGTAGAGCTGAAAATGCAGTGAATACTTTACGCCAACAAGGCTTTACATCAGAAGAAATTAACATTGTATCAAAAAAACAACAAAATGCTAATACAACACAAGATGAAACTTATGATGATGACATTGTTGATGGAACATTGACTGGTGGTACGTTAGGTGGAATTGGTGGCTTACTCATGGGTGCTGGAGCTTTACTGCTTCCCGGTATCGGGCCTATTCTTGCTGTTGGCCCTATTACGGCTGCAGTAGGCGGAGCAATTGCAGGCGGCATCGCTGGTGGGCTAATTGACTGGGGAATTCCTGCTGAAGCGAGTCAACGATATGAACAAGAGGTTGCTCAGGGTAGCATTCTTGCTATTATTCGCACAGATACAACTAAGGTAACCTCAGCAGCCCAAATACTGCGACAAAATGGCGCTAAAGATGTAGAAAATCACAGTAAATAA
- a CDS encoding YlmC/YmxH family sporulation protein, whose translation MRLSELSGKEVINLGDGARLGIIDECELNFDYKSGRIHTILLPKRNGLFNFFSDSKTATIPWQAIKRIGDEVIIVDINNAYDRYSNLNRERQENTY comes from the coding sequence ATGCGCTTGAGTGAGTTATCAGGTAAAGAAGTTATCAATTTAGGTGATGGAGCCCGTCTAGGGATAATTGATGAATGTGAATTAAATTTTGATTATAAATCAGGCAGAATACATACTATCTTGCTACCAAAACGAAATGGACTATTTAACTTTTTCAGCGATAGTAAAACTGCGACAATTCCATGGCAGGCAATAAAGCGTATTGGAGATGAAGTAATTATTGTAGATATAAATAATGCTTATGATCGATATAGCAATTTAAATCGGGAGCGTCAAGAAAATACATATTAA